The proteins below are encoded in one region of Ricinus communis isolate WT05 ecotype wild-type chromosome 6, ASM1957865v1, whole genome shotgun sequence:
- the LOC8268866 gene encoding uncharacterized protein LOC8268866, with amino-acid sequence MSSFSNTSNFDNLLLQTLLGRLQIRPPNAAHNPLLSQSLEDLLFDAADRLSDYSDDDNSDSRTKLSKEESKLEKDIIRIILSGKTASLKPNSGQAVTIGEHHICVGFHEEKGSDYRVWEWHGHIMLFDEENGYTPEYIYGNYFERLQGKAMSGGVSKVDKEEEEEEEEEEEEKEVEEKEEQKVGNLGLRELIDGGNSGGARVLHRNINAGSPRFS; translated from the exons ATGAGCTCATTCAGCAACACTTCCAATTTTGACAATCTCCTCCTCCAAACCCTACTGGGCCGTCTCCAAATCAGACCCCCTAATGCTGCTCACAATCCGTTACTCTCTCAGTCTCTTGAGGACCTCCTCTTTGATGCTGCTGATAGGTTATCTGATTACTCTGATGACGATAATTCGGATTCTAGAACCAAACTGTCTAAAGAAGAGTCCAAACTCGAGAAGGATATCATTCGGATAATTCTTTCGGGTAAGACTGCTTCGTTGAAACCTAACTCTGGTCAGGCAGTTACAATTGGTGAACATCACATATGTGTTGGGTTTCATGAGGAAAAAGGATCAGATTATCGTGTGTGGGAGTGGCATGGGCATATTATGTTGTTTGATGAAGAGAATGGATATACTCCTGAGTATATATATGGGAATTACTTTGAGAGGTTGCAAGGTAAGGCAATGTCTGGTGGGGTTAGTAAGGTTGACAAggaagaggaggaggaggaggaggaggaggaggaggaaaaGGAAGTGGAGGAGAAGGAAGAGCAGAAAGTGGGGAATTTGGGGCTTAGAGAGTTGATTGATGGTGGGAATTCTGGTGGTGCTCGAGTTCTTCATAGGAACATTAATGCTGGTTCTCCAAG GTTTAGTTAG
- the LOC8268869 gene encoding branched-chain amino acid aminotransferase 2, chloroplastic has translation MYRKSNGGENGNLINWDKLGFSIIPTDYMYIMSCSDDEKFAFGQGNLTPYGNIELSPSSGILNYGQGLFEGLKAYRGEDNHIRLFRPEENALRMQMGAERMCMPCPTVEQFADAVKQIALANKRWIPPVGKGSLYIRPLLMGTGPILGVGPAPEYTFLLYASPVGNYSKGPLHFLVEENVHRAIPGGTGGIKAITNYSPVYKASTQAKAKGFSDVLFLDAEGGKNIEEGTACNIFVVKGNMIATPAVTGTILPGVTRRSIIEIALDFGYQIEERLVPLEELIDADEAFCTGTAMVVKPVSSITYRGKRVEYKIGEGTVSQKLHATLTGIQTGRTEDKKGWTVMID, from the exons ATGTATAGAAAAAG CAATGGTGGAGAAAATGGCAACTTAATCAACTGGGATAAACTTGGATTCAGTATAATTCCAACCGATTACATGTACATAATGAGTTGCTCTGATGACGAGAAATTTGCATTTGGACAAGGAAACCTCACTCCCTATGGAAATATTGAGCTGAGCCCTTCCTCAGGAATTCTAAATTATGGGCAA GGATTATTTGAGGGGCTAAAGGCATATAGAGGAGAAGACAACCATATTCGCCTGTTCAGGCCGGAGGAGAATGCTCTGAGGATGCAAATGGGTGCAGAAAGGATGTGTATGCCATGTCCAACTGTTGAGCAATTTGCTGATGCTGTGAAACAAATTGCCTTGGCCAACAAGAGATGG ATACCTCCTGTAGGAAAAGGGTCACTTTATATTAGGCCTCTGCTCATGGGAACTGGACCAATTCTTGGTGTAGGGCCAGCACCGGAGTATACATTTCTGCTCTATGCTTCTCCTGTAGGAAATTACAGCAAG GGTCCCTTGCATTTCCTTGTAGAAGAAAATGTACACAGAGCCATTCCAGGTGGAACTGGCGGCATCAAAGCGATCACCAATTACTCACCA GTTTACAAAGCAAGTACCCAAGCAAAGGCAAAAGGCTTCTCTGATGTGTTATTCCTCGACGCAGAGGGTGGCAAAAATATTGAGGAGGGTACTGCATGTAATATATTCGTTGTGAAG GGAAATATGATCGCTACACCAGCAGTAACTGGAACTATTCTCCCTGGAGTCACCCGGAGAAGCATTATTGAAATCGCTCTTGATTTTGGGTACCAA ATTGAGGAACGTCTTGTTCCACTAGAGGAGTTAATTGATGCCGATGAAGCTTTCTGCACAGGAACTGCCATGGTTGTTAAGCCTGTTAGTAGCATAACCTATCGTGGAAAGAG GGTTGAGTATAAAATAGGAGAAGGAACTGTGTCTCAGAAATTGCATGCTACACTAACAGGAATTCAAACTGGTCGTACCGAGGACAAGAAGGGATGGACTGTGATGATTGATTGA
- the LOC8268867 gene encoding probable pectin methylesterase CGR3 codes for MSRRPGNPARRLGDGGGIPFVGSHSKSRSSPLLSICLVVVGAILLIIYCYSGSGGHISEREAFSKIEGGGSCTLEVQRAIPLLKKAYGDSMHKVLHLGPDTCSVVSKLLKEEETEAWGVEPYDLDDVDASCKSLVRKGLVRVADIKFPLPYRAKSFSLVIVSDALDYLSPRYLNKTLPELARVSADGVIIFSGYPGQHKAKVAELSKFGRPAKFRSSTWWIRYFLHNSLEENEAASKKFEQASVKRSYKPGCQVFHLKSYP; via the exons ATGTCAAGGAGGCCAGGAAATCCTGCTAGACGCTTAGGTGATGGTGGAGGCATCCCTTTTGTTGGATCACATTCAAAATCTCGTTCGTCGCCTTTACTGTCTATTTGCCTTGTGGTTGTG gGTGCAATTCTTTTGATTATCTATTGCTATAGTGGGTCAG GTGGACATATCAGTGAAAGAGAAGCTTTCAGTAAAATTGAAG GTGGTGGGTCATGCACGCTAGAAGTTCAAAGAGCAATACCTCTTCTGAAGAAAGCTTACGGTGATAGCATGCATAAAGTATTGCACCTAGGCCCTGACACATGTTCTGTGGTATCAAAGTTGTTGAAAGAAGAGGAAACAGAAGCCTGGGGAGTGGAACCATATGATTTAGATGATGTGGATGCCAGCTGCAAGAGTCTTGTGCGCAAAGGCCTTGTGCGTGTGGCTGATATCAAGTTTCCACTGCCTTACCGGGCAAAATCATTTTCTCTTGTTATAGTTTCAGATGCGTTGGATTACTTGTCCCCAAGATATCTGAATAAAACACTTCCTGAATTGGCAAGGGTATCTGCTGATggtgttattattttttctg GATATCCAGGTCAGCATAAAGCAAAAGTTGCTGAACTATCTAAGTTTGGTCGTCCA GCAAAGTTTCGTAGCTCAACATGGTGGATACGGTACTTTCTGCATAATAGCTTAGAAGAGAATGAAGCTGCCTCGAAGAAGTTTGAGCAGGCTTCAGTTAAGAGATCATACAAGCCAGGATGCCAAGTTTTCCATCTTAAGTCGTATCCTTGA
- the LOC8268868 gene encoding protein trichome birefringence-like 13 — MATTREQTKRKLPLFPLFSLLIFTSIFFILSLSRKPSLSRQILNVKPDLISDRISPSGSCNYTHGSWIYDQNWNPNKYDSTCREIFKGWNCIANNKSNARDIVNWRWQPTECDLLPFDAVSFLERYRDAKIGFIGDSLNRNMFVSLFCTLKRVSSEVKKWRPAGADRGFTFLRYNFTIAYHRTNLLARYGRWTADANGGKLESLGYKEGYRVDVDIPDVTWTDAPSFHDILILNTGHWWWAPSKFDPVKSPMLFFERGEPVIPPIPPDVGLDKVLKNMMLFVEKTMHPGGIKFFRTQSPRHFEGGHWDQGGSCPRVQPMLPEEAEELFSIKNNGTNVETRLVNQHLFKALEGSDFHILDITPMSELRADAHPSTAGGKRHDDCMHWCLPGITDTWIDLFIMHLNSLKVRN; from the exons ATGGCAACAACAAGAGAGCAAACAAAGAGAAAACTGCCACTTTTTCCCTTATTCTCTCTACTCATCTTCACTTCAATCTTCTTTATCCTTTCTCTTTCAAGAAAACCTTCACTCTCTCGTCAAATTCTCAATGTCAAACCAGATCTTATTTCCGACCGGATTTCACCCTCCGGGTCCTGTAATTACACACACGGGTCATGGATCTACGACCAGAACTGGAATCCCAATAAGTATGATAGCACTTGTAGGGAGATTTTTAAAGGGTGGAACTGCATTgctaataataaatctaatgCCAGAGATATCGTGAACTGGCGGTGGCAACCTACGGAATGTGACCTTTTGCCTTTTGATGCGGTGTCGTTTCTGGAGAGATACAGAGATGCTAAAATTg GGTTTATTGGGGACTCATTGAACAGGAATATGTTCGTCTCTCTCTTTTGCACACTGAAAAGGGTGTCAAGTGAAGTGAAAAAGTGGCGTCCTGCTGGAGCTGATCGTGGGTTTACATTTCTTCGCTATAACTTTACTATTGCATACCATAGAACGAATCTCTTGGCGCGATATGGTAG GTGGACAGCTGATGCTAATGGCGGTAAGTTAGAATCTCTTGGATATAAAGAGGGTTACAGAGTTGATGTAGACATTCCTGATGTCACATGGACAGATGCTCCCAGCTTCCACGATATTCTCATCTTGAATACAGGACACTG gTGGTGGGCTCCTTCAAAATTTGACCCTGTAAAGTCACCCATGCTTTTCTttgagaggggtgagcctgtAATTCCTCCAATACCTCCTGATGTTGGCCTGGACaaggttttgaaaaatatG ATGCTGTTTGTTGAGAAAACAATGCATCCAGGTGGGATCAAGTTCTTCCGCACACAATCACCTAGACATTTTGAAGGAGGACACTGGGACCAGGGTGGTTCATGTCCACGAGTACAACCAATGTTGCCTGAGGAA GCTGAAGAACTCTTCTCTATAAAGAATAATGGGACAAATGTGGAAACGCGTCTGGTGAATCAGCACCTCTTCAAGGCCCTTGAGGGGTCTGATTTCCATATTTTAGATATAACCCCCATGAGTGAGTTAAGGGCAGATGCCCATCCATCAACAGCTGGTGGGAAGAGACATGATGACTGCATGCATTGGTGCTTGCCGGGAATTACAGATACTTGGATTGACTTGTTCATTATGCATCTAAACAGTTTAAAGGTTAGAAATTAA